The region TGTTCGAAAGAACAGTAACGTTTGACGGTCCTTCAGAGCGGGATACGGTCATGATAATATTTAGTGACTCATTTTGTACGTTACTAAACCCATCCGTGCTGAGTGCAGCAGTCATATTCCCATCCGAGTCTGAAATGTAATTAAAGGGTAACGGTGCGACGATTTCAGTGGGCCCGTTGGTGCTTGCTTTTAGATTGACACCGTTGCCGAGCGTACCGTTACCTTCGTAACCATACAGGATCGTTCCAGTCTGGGTTGAATCACCAACGCTCACTTGAACGGTATCGGCCGAATCATGGCTTGGATTGTGTACCCCAGCGAATTGTACGAGTAGCCGACTGTCAGATGGCAGAGTTACGCTGTCATTAAATCCAATCGTAATAATTCCTTGGCTGTTAATCCGAACAGTCGTCACTGAACTACTTAGATCTCTGTTGATGATCCCATCACCAGTGGTATCAATTCCGATGTGCTTGATATTGGCATTGGATAGCGTCTTGGGGATATTTCCGTCACCACCTCGATAATCAACTTCAACGGTAGAGAAGCTACTTAATTCGTCGGAGCTATATTGGACAGTATGAGTCGTCTCTGCTCTCTCTGAGCTATTACTAGGATAAATTAGGTTGTTGCCTGGAAGCGAAGATCGCATTGTGGTGGATAGCTCAGGTCTAAACCCATAGTTTACAACAACCGTATCTCCTCGGGCCACTGATTCATTGAATTGGAAGCTGGTTCTAATTGACTGGGATGTGACCTGCTGATTCTTTGGAAGGACAGTTGCCTCTCCAGCCCTATATTCAACGTCATATACTTTCAGTTCGATAGTGGATGAACTATTCCCCAAGGTAACTATCATATCATATGTTCCTGGGCCAAGGGGGTTTTCGACTGGAGAAATAATATCCAGACTATCTGGGCCTTGGGCCCGATATGCAGCGGACTCGGGAGCGTTGCGCGCGGCATTTGGTAGTACGCTTAATGATATGCTCCCGTCTGCATTCTGATCAGTGATGTTTAGTTGGGCTTGATAATTTTGATTCTGCACGGTCACTGTAGCGGTGCTTCCGTCAGGAATGGATAGTTCTGTCGTAGCTGAGCTGTTTTCTTCAACTCCAACGGATCGGTCTTCAAACGACACTTGTTGTTCCGCTGGTTGACTTGCAGAGACACTAGCTGGGACAGCTACAACTACTAAGGAGAAAATGAGGAGTGCTGTTATTATGTTGGATACCACTCTATTCATTGTATTAGCTACTACCCGGAGTCGCATATATGTCTTGTGTCAGAGTCACAGAGATGCACGGAGGAAGTCTACGACTTCAGTCGTGGGTAACTGACCTTCAACGTCCTCGACCCACCTGCTTTGCCCGGTTGTCTCGCCCATATCGAGATAACGACCGCGAAGACAATCGTCTCTCTCCCGCTAGACAATACAGGCATATAAACATACAAATAGTACGACTTAATGTCGCACATGGAAAAACAAAAAATAGAATGGGTACGTCCCTACATCGCTGCATTAGTTGACAACCACAGTGGTATTGTAGTCACAGTTGGGAAGGCATCTGATCGAGCTGTCGGATACCGGATCGCTATTGAGTGTCGGATAAAAACAGAGTCAACTGAAAGTATTGAACTATTGGCTGAATTCTGTGATGAAGTTGGTGTTAAATATAGAACAAAAGAACAAACTGATCGAGAATACACTAGCTATGAACTGGTGATCGGACGACGGAACTCAGTTCAGACATTCCTATTGGAACTTCATCCATATCTAGTTGTCCGGAACGAAGCTGTCGAAATATTATGTGAAACAATCATTCCCAGTCTTGAACAGGGAAAGCATAACAATAAACAGTCTTTTTTACAGTTATTCGAACATATCGAACGGTTTCGTGAAGAAGTTGGAAGAGCAAACCGTGCCAAATACAATATGAGTCATTTTAAACAGGAATGGGATCTAGAGCCTTGAGTCAACGAGAGTCCTCGACAAGCTTGATGTCTCAATGACTACCGACCAACGCAAAGAGAGTTGGAGCACTGCCGAAGAAGAGATTATGCAAGCCACTTATCGGGCCCTGCTCGAATACGGCTATGCCGGCCTGTCGATCTCCCGGATCGCCGATGAGCTTGGCAAGTCAAAGGCCGCGATCTACCACCACTACGACACGAAAGACGACCTTATGATCACGTTCCTCAAGTTCACCGTGGATAGATTCGAAGAGACGATTGATACAGAAACAGGTGATGAACCGGTAGAAGACCTTAAGCACGCCATCGAGGAACTTCTCCCACTTCAGCGTGACGAGGAGCAACGACGGCTTCAGATGGTACTGGTTAGTCTTCGATCACAGGCGGTGACGAATGAGACATTTCGCGAGCAATTTACGCAGATCGATAAACAACTGGCAGCTACCATACGGAGCATCGTTGACCGTGGTATCGACGAAGGCACTTTCCGTGACATTGACTCGTCACGGGTTGCAGAGCACATCTTGGCTACGGTCAACGGCGCGATGTACGGTCGAACGACCACAGATCGCCATAACACCGCTGCGGCGGCACGCGTTTCCCTGGTCTCGTATATTGATACCGAACTGAAACGTCACTCCTGAGGACAACGTATGAACCCAATTCCAAACCGCTCCGTGAGAGCGATCGACACCCAGCAGGTCTAGATCGCGACCGTCTCCCTGATCGACAGCCCCGCCGTATGGAGACGCACCCCAAACCGCCGGACGGGTGTCGGGGTTCGCTCGTTCTCCCAAACGTCTTGACCGTCCTCATCTAACGTTTCGCTGAGCAGGTCTGCGAGTTGCATGGACACTTCTCGCTATGGCCTCCTCGCTTCTCAAAC is a window of Haloarcula pelagica DNA encoding:
- a CDS encoding TetR/AcrR family transcriptional regulator; this encodes MTTDQRKESWSTAEEEIMQATYRALLEYGYAGLSISRIADELGKSKAAIYHHYDTKDDLMITFLKFTVDRFEETIDTETGDEPVEDLKHAIEELLPLQRDEEQRRLQMVLVSLRSQAVTNETFREQFTQIDKQLAATIRSIVDRGIDEGTFRDIDSSRVAEHILATVNGAMYGRTTTDRHNTAAAARVSLVSYIDTELKRHS